AGTATGTTCAATTAATCTTTAGAATAATTCAAAGCAATTAAAGTTTCTTGACTCATCAGatagaaaattcaaatgaaggGCAAAAATGGAAGAATGTTCTAAAAGTGGCCTTGAAAATTGAACAACCAAgttaatttgaaatatgaaaaatgtctCAACAGTTCCATtattttgaaacggagggagtattattttTCACATCATTTTTCAAGATGCAATACTAAACATTAATTAGTAAAgataatatagtaaaatatttataacactcattattttttaactgaTGTATCAAGTcaaatagtaacaaataaaagtgaacacAAACAGTATTTCATAACTATAATTAGGGGTGTACAAAATCGAATCAAATCGCAAATCGAGTTAAATCGAAAAAAGAAATGGACTAgtggtttggtttgacttggtttggtgtAGGAAAAAAAcccgactatatttgggttgggttggtttcaactaaaaaaatcaaCGCGAAACCAAAtcaacccgacattatatatataattttaaaattttattttatacataaaaatacttactttgatataatctttaaatatctcttatactttttcatagtttttatcttttgatatacttatttcatgtttggaagctagaattcttaatgatctaataaagattatatttcatacatgtttgtaattataataaaatttaaataaaaatcaaattaataataacgCCAAAagaaatcaattcaacactaagaatgacataatcttgaatatttattttttaattttatatagatttagacaatataaaatacatgatctaattttactttcttttaatatttaatcatgtgactaatacttactaaacttattttagcatgatttagtactttaaattataataaatttcgttatgacttattaatttgcaatatttgttttaggcgattttattattatttttttgttggatattttagtgtcattgattatatcatattttttattattttcttaagaaataacttagatagttgcattttgatacgactaaagaaatatttgaagtgcAAGTAAATtgtatgtttgtatgaatactttataaaaaaaacccGAAAATCCGAAAAAAATCCGAAGTTGAAAAACCCAagttttattggtttgatttggtttataaattcaaaaattcgacacaaatgatttgattttatatttcaaaaactcGAACCAACCCTGTCATGTACACCTCTaactataatattattaaaaacaaattgtgaaaaaatattataatttaaaggTATTTGCGTAAGAAAAGGAGGAACGACTAATAAGGTGTGAATAGGAATTTAGGAGTTTAGTTTTTGCAAGGaaagtttgaatatttttttaaaaaattaaaaggagagaattaaataataaaacattgGGTCAAACTAAAAGTTATTATAAGTTGAAAAATCATAGGTAGGGATGACTACATTATTGTTTGTGACTTATTAATACTTTTCAATTTgcaaaacatataaataaacaaaaaaatatttataaattagttTGATTAACTTCTAAGTTTAATCAAATACTTAACCACTTTTCTCTTTGTATGCCATAATCTATACCCACTTTAGTGTAACAtttcttttttaacaaaaaatcagaaaaatatttaaaattatttttaaattatgtaaaattgaattaaaatgcCTTACGTTAATAGTATAGTTATTACTTTTGATTTaaaatgcttttttttttaagggagaagagtctgatatacccctcaactttgtcatttagagctgctataccccttgttatgaaagtggctcatatatacccctacttgtaaacaaatggctcacatataccattttcctctaacggaaatggaaaaaaataataattttaattttaatttttattatttttttctaaaaaatataatccatatgagtaaatttaatcatcgtcaaacatattttttttgacttttttttatttcaatgactaatttataattattattttgataatcaaatttatttatgtttcactaatattcttgtaaaacttattgtagatgaccaaattttttcttcgaatacgaaattaaattacaatacacacaaaaaaaatagtttaaattttttttctctaaactaaaaatgaaagaaaaaacaaaataagaataagaaactcaaataattataataaaagaagtcaaaataatttatgtatgaaaaaaattaaaatatatcttgaactttgatagaagaatcatatatacccaaaatattttttttaaaaaaattagaagtaataaatttaaatttaaagctaattttttaacttccgttaaatgaagggtatatgtgagctatTTTGTAATgacaggggtatatgtgagccgtttgtataacggtaagggcatatatgagccacttttataacgaggggtatatcagctccatatgacaaagttgaagggtatatcagactcttttccatttttttaataataaacatatttctTGTGCTTTTATTACAAGACAAGAGGTTTTAGAGTTATATTTCATTACAAACATAGAGTTGTAGTGTAGTAAAGGGACTGATCTATCCTTAACTAAAAGTCTTAGGTTCGAACcataaatatgaagaaaattatattgaacGCACTAATATGGATACCCACCACCAAATAGGAAACgaacaacaaaaaaaactaaaagtcTTAGGTTCGAACcataaatatgaagaaaattatattgaacGCACTAATATGGATACGCACCACCAAATAGGAAAcgaacaacaaaaaaaagttatatctTACTCTCTTTGTCTctaattacttgtttatttttaaattgacacacctattaagaaaataattgtgAGTTATCTATTTTACCCCTAtcaattattgaaatattttaaattgctATGTGAAATATAAAAGTTTTATGTATATCTTATCTAAATAGTGAGTGGTCAAATGGCAGAATTTTTAAGATAAGATATAGGATACACTTTCAACTAGAAAAACACAGTTTAGTGACTTTCTAAGTAAGATATTAATAATTGAGTAattttttagatataaaatgAAGTTGAGAGTGACTTTTTAATTAAGCGGAGTATAGTAAACTTCTAAGTAAACTATCCTAAAATGAATGACTTTTTAAGTGatctatcataattaagttgagtgactttttaaGTGAACTACTGTAATCaagttgagtgactttataaaaaactattataaattGATGATCATCTGAGATATTACCTCAGCTCTAAGTGAATTTCGAATATCTACGACGATTACAATAACGACTTATTATGTATCATACTTCTTAAGGAATGTAATGAGatgcttgaaatttgaaatatcgAATTTGAATTCTAAAAGTAAAGAATTTCTTGATAAAAAACAGTTTATCCTTTTAGTATGCATACTTAGCACAAATCAGGATTAGTTAATGAAGTAGACTTCAGATATCAAAtggctaaataaaaaaaaatgttaagtaCTCGAAAAGATGGAGCCAGAATTTCAATATTATGGGTTCTGAAATTCTTAAATGATAATAACTggatatttataaatttttttataatttttttaacacagaaatattattaaagcaaaaattattatatttgattgttCTCGTATCTGAGCTTCTAGCTCCATCCCtagtgcttttttttttagttgttcaattatttttccttttatgatttctttcttttgtcaaAATTTTCTACTAACATTGATTTCTCCTACCATAATTTCTATTGCCTGAGAATTACTCTTTTAGTCCGTCCCAAATTATGTTACGTTTCTTATTTCAAgaatcaaattatataaaaactttaattaatataatattttaaaatttttatataatttttaaatatttaatttaaaataataaatttttctattttaatttaattttaaaaattagttaaactCGAAAAATTACTGAAACACAATAAATATAATTGGACAGAAAGAGTATACGTAACATCAaggaaaaataatgataattgaAATTTCTCTCTCACACCAAGACTGTATAAAagtcaaacttttttttaaaaaaaaaagagaaaaaaaaaagggaatctCCTAAAAGTAATATAATACTCCTATTTCTCTTTTAAGTTTAATTTCTTCCAGGTGTaatatgacttttaaaaaagaaatactatACAGTTATGTAACACAATATAATgctactatttttattattaattagacAATTAAGAGCACTGGTGGGATCTAGCTAATTACGTAAAATTAGATTAGTGTGtattaatgtttatgttatCATTAAATTAATTGTAGGTTTTCAGTAACTATCTCCAACAAACTTGCCAGATTGTCAAACAATATTGGACAGATAATATTGCATTTTCTGGATAATAAATAATCAATGAGACGTACGTATAGTTCTTGTTACGGATTTtatgtaataaattaaaacgtAATAGCATGTATTATCACGAGTTTCGAGGCGGGGTATATCAAAATCATTTGGGGTGACTTGGGGgtgatttgtttttttatatggtTTTGAATAATATTCAGTATCGCTATTATACCTAATATTTATTTCGTTATCATGTCTACATTCGTGTATAACTGACTCAGACTAGTTTAAAATTGAGATTTAGTTGATTGAATATTATCATACATTTTCGACTTATTGAATACATGATTCTAAATAAGAGAACATCAAGGTCGAGGATTAAATAGGATAGACAATTAGTAAATAGTCGAGTGTTTTCTGCCATTTTAGGGGTAGATGTGAGTAAGGTTATTAGCTTGATTTTATTCATCGATTTTATTGCTACGggtgtttcttttgttttggttatctttatttttttactgtcaagaatttttatttcatcGATATTTATATCGTATAGCTTGTTACTCTTGCACGTCTTTCAaccttattttgaaaattaaaaataattttctcgAGTCTAAGAATTTTTGAGAAACAACCTTACCTCACTTTATTCGTTTCTCCAGACCCTATTTGTGAAACTAATGGTAAAATTAAGTTTTACCTTTCTTACAAAGGAGAAGGCAAAAGATGCAAGTAACTTTCATTAAAAAAGGGAATTATATGAGAGAAAGGCATGGTCCCAATTGTACAAGTAAACTGCAGAAATATTAGCAAACTTGTGTATATGtgttttatcatttaatataagATAATGATATTTTGGGGGACAACTTCTTCTAATTTTTACCTCCCCCTCCCCCTAGCAAGGGGGTGGGATGTGGATATTAAATTGTCATACTATAAGTATATGCATATTGAAAACTTGACAATTGCCAAGTTCTAAAGATCACAAAAtcataaaagataaatcatataatataatacattacTATAATTTGTATAGAAATCATGGGTAGAAAGCCTTGTTGTTCTAAAGAAGGATTAAACAAAGGGGCATGGACTCCCTTGGAGGATAAAATTTTAATGGATTATATCAAAGTTCATGGTGAAGGAAAATGGAGAAATCTTCCCAAAGGAGCTGGTAAGCTTCAAGTTAGTACTATTTTCTTcttgtatatttatgtataattcaTGTATATGAAAATTACTAACCACTCATTTGGTCTGCGTGGTCAAATCGGCTCTCTTGTCTGTGTATCTCCCATGCACCCCTTGTTGTTGATATGTATGATGGGagagtgttatttcttttaatcCACTATACAGGTTCTAAATTTTCTCCTGAATATTCAGGATAATTATAATAGTTCTATTTTTTACCTAACTTTTCGCAAAAGGTCGTACATTATTATTGTCAACCAACTTCGTGACTTTTTACTTGTTTGATCTTGTTATATCATCCCTGATTCTCTTTTTTGGGATTTTATCTTATTTCGTCCGTTTAATATTtacttaaatgattttttataataaattgacAGGTCTTAAAAGATGTGGAAAGAGTTGTAGACTAAGGTGGCTAAATTATCTAAGGCCAGACATCAAGAGGGGAAATATAAGTCCAGATGAAGAAGATCTCATAATTAGACTACATAAGCTTCTTGGTAACAGGTCATTATTCTTttaagattcaattttttttagtcatttgtttaatatataattagctAACTGAATTATCACATAGGAAAAATACGTGTGACATATTTTGCACTCATTGACTCAAAATCTTAGATTGTTCTGCTTCTACACGAAGAAAAAAGAACAAGCAAAGAGtaaatttgttaaatttattCATTGGGTGTGACATTATGCACTCACTGACTCAAAATCATAGATCATGTTGCTTCTACGAAGAAAAAAGCAAGAGGAAAATGGAAATACGTTGtaatttttcatttgatgtgatgtaatatatatgaatgtttatAATTAGTGCAGATGGTCTCTGATAGCTGGAAGGCTACCAGGACGAACAGACAATGAAATTAAGAACTATTGGAATACCAACATCGGAAGAAGACTTCAAGAAGGAACACACTCTGGTCAATCAAATCGTGTAATATCTTCAAATCGTCAACGTCATCGTTCTAGTCATGCAAAATCAACCATACCAAATGATCAAGAACATGCAAGTCCTCGGGATTCACAATATTTGCTGACGGACATTAGACAGGGGGGATCATTGTCCTCCTCCTCCCCGTGTTTGGTTGTCCACACAAAGGCAATCAGGTGCACTAAAGCTTTCATGAGTCCTACTACTAGTAATTCAGTAGTAGACACACATGAGACTACTGAACATGATAACCATCACAAGGTAATGACAGAGGAAAACATGACAACTAATATTTTAACACCTTCTTCATCATCGTTCTCAATTTCATCATTGTCCGAGCAAgtatcacaacaacaacaacaacaacaaccagtATCAGAATCATATTCCCCAACAAATTTGTCCGTTGAACTGGAGAAttataacttcaatttcatgtTTGGTTTCGATGTAGACGATCCTTTTCTAGCTGAGCTTCTTAATGCACCTGATTTACGTGACCAAATTTTGGAAAATAGTACTACTACTAGTAGTACTATTGTTAATGGTGCCATTAATAATTCCAACAAAAATGAAAGGCAAAGGAGCTATTTTCCTTCAAGTTCTAGTCAAATTGCAATTTTCTCAGAAGAGACGCAACACAACGATTTGGAACTTTGGATTAACGGGTTCTCGTCttgttaattatttgaaatgtgTACGTGGTTGATGACACGACTCATAAATATGCACTCATAAAGTTGTTAGTAGTGTCAGATTCAGAATTTTGAATCAGTAAATCCTGATGtttatatgtaattatttttatttattttcacctATCCccttagttatatcatatgaaCTAAATGCTTTTAGTTGATTTGAATTAACGTATTTGTTGTTTCATATGTACTAAATGCTTTTAGTTGATTtgaattaatgtatttgaattttgatgtatCGTACGTACTAATGCTTTTagttaatttgaattaatgtataattattCGGTgtttaatattcatattaattagagtccgattaaatttaaattcgcACCAGAAAGTTCCTCATTGAAGGGTAAAGTGTTTCCTAACAAAGGTGACTCTATATCCCGTAGGACTCGAATCCGAGACATTAGGTTAAGGATGGATGAGAACTTGCTACTCCACCGCACCACACCATTTGTTGGTTATTTTTTGGGTACCACAGAATAATTAACCTACATCCGCTAGTATCTCTGTTACCGTCTTTGCCCTTCGAGTAAGCACGTTGTGGTGAATACTTTATGCACATTGCTTAAATCCCTATTATGTAATAGCCTGCAAACTACTCTATGATGAATACTTTATGCATATTGAATAAACCTCCATTATGTAATAGCCTGCAAATTACTCTGTGGCGAATTCTTTATGCACATTGGGTAAACCTCGACTATGTAATAGCGTGCAAACCACTC
This portion of the Solanum pennellii chromosome 12, SPENNV200 genome encodes:
- the LOC107006824 gene encoding myb-related protein 308-like; its protein translation is MGRKPCCSKEGLNKGAWTPLEDKILMDYIKVHGEGKWRNLPKGAGLKRCGKSCRLRWLNYLRPDIKRGNISPDEEDLIIRLHKLLGNRWSLIAGRLPGRTDNEIKNYWNTNIGRRLQEGTHSGQSNRVISSNRQRHRSSHAKSTIPNDQEHASPRDSQYLLTDIRQGGSLSSSSPCLVVHTKAIRCTKAFMSPTTSNSVVDTHETTEHDNHHKVMTEENMTTNILTPSSSSFSISSLSEQVSQQQQQQQPVSESYSPTNLSVELENYNFNFMFGFDVDDPFLAELLNAPDLRDQILENSTTTSSTIVNGAINNSNKNERQRSYFPSSSSQIAIFSEETQHNDLELWINGFSSC